Genomic DNA from Enoplosus armatus isolate fEnoArm2 chromosome 7, fEnoArm2.hap1, whole genome shotgun sequence:
GCCCCGCATCAGGGAGGACTACCCCTGGATGGTGGTGGAGGGGATACGAGAGATGGAGCACACGCTCACAGGTAGGAAGAGGATGGTGAGGAGGTATTTGGCTTTTGATTAAGCTGACTCCTAAAGGATACTTGTTTCTTTATTCTCAGGTCTGCGCTTTGACACCCGGTACTTGACATTCAGAGTGAAAGCATGCAACAAGGCCGTGGCAGGGGAGTTCTCTGAGCCGGTTACACTAGAAACCCACGGTGAGAATACTGGACTCAGACTAGGTCTACAAGGCCGCGTTGCTGCTATTATTTCACTGTGATCGTCTTTGTTGGTAGGAATGTGAATATTGGATTGTCTTTCATACCTATCAGTGTGTTAATAAAAAGTCTGACTCATTTTTCCATTTGCAGCCTTCACCTTCAAACTGGACTCTGCTTCGTCGCACCAGAACCTGAAGGTGGAGGACTTGAGTGTGGAGTGGGACAGCAGTGGAGGAAAGATACAGGACATCCGCAAGGAAAAGAACCGAACCAACTCCCCGATGCACTCACCAGCCAGGTCTGTAACTTGCAGTGTCTTTAAACCTGGACTTCTATTAACAGGGATCTAAAAAAACAGTGGTACTTACTGTCATTGAGAATATATCTCAAAAATATGGatctgtgagtgtttgttgtCTCTGATCTGTAATCAGGTCAGCCCTGATGTCGCCTAAGAGAGCGCCGACAGCCCGGCCCGGCAGAGACAGATTTACAGCAGAGTCCTACACGGTTCTGGGTAAGAACACACACTGGAACACAAAGCGCAACAAATGTCGACATCTCTTGGAGTAAAACACACCAGACTGGAGCTTTACAGTCATGTGAAACTGGGTGGAGTGGagcaaaatatataacatatataagCAAAATGTGAACCCTTGTACACTGCCAATGCATCTAACCTTACTGAGTTTGTAGGGTAGTTTATAAGCCCAGCTGGCCTTAGTATACTGGCCTGTATCCACCCAGAGTAGCTAGTTAGTTAGCCTGCTGATCTTCCAAGAGGAATGTCACGCTCTTGAATAAATAGGGAGAAATAGTTTAATGTTTCTCTACATTTAAACCAGAGTTGGCCAACTTGTGCACCTCAGTTCTGCATTAAAGCTGGTTTACAGAGCGCAAGTCTTGTGCCATTATTTGTATGCTCCATATCCTTTTAAATTGTTGCTTATTCAATAATCTCGTAGATTTCAAActctgttcatgttcatgtaaCCACAGCTCTCAATCTACACAAATTCTTCTCGCTTCTCAACCATGAAACGGGCTTGTGTCTCCTGACAGCTGACACCATGATCGACGCTGGCCAGCAGTACTGGGAAGTGCGGTTCGACAAGGAGAGCAAAGCCTTCGCTGTGGGTGTAGCCCTGCGGAGCCTCGGACGATTCGACCAGTTGGGGAAAAGCAGCGCTTCCTGGTGCATCCACCTGAACAActggctgcagcagagcctCACGGCCAAGCACAACAACAAGGCCCGAACACTGGACTGTCCCATCCCAAACAGTATAGGAGTTTACATCAACTATGACGAAGGTAAACAGTGTCAGTGTATGAATGATCACAGACAGAATCACCGTCGGTCTGTTAAATGTTGAGAATTTCTCCTTtgcaaaataaacactttaaagtTTGTCACTGAGATGAAAAATCTGTTGCAAATAAGCAAATTAAAGACACCACTTTGTGTGATCgtaatggacatttttcacaatgttttgacattttatgaactaaacaatgaattgattatttgaagaaataaatgacagattaatcaacaatgaaaatgttagttgcagccctgcttttttcatttaagaCGTGTACTTGTTTATCCTGTCCAGGTGTGCTTTCTTTCTACAACGCCAAAACTAAACTGCTGATGCACACCTTCAAAACCAAGTTCCAGCAGCCAGTTATACCAGCGTTCATGGTGAGAAACGTTTCTTCTGTCATCTAAAAGAATCCTCTATTATTCCGTGACCTTTTCAGTGTTTAAGCTGCGTGTTGATGTGTCGCCCCCTGCAGGTGTGGAACGGCAGTTTTTCAGTAGTGACAGGCCTGCAGGTTCCCAGCGTGGTGCTAAGCGGCCAGAGGAAGAACAGCGGCACCAGCAGCTCCAACGCCAGCCTCACCTAGACCCATCAGCTCAGCCCGCCGGACACCTCCCATCTCTGCTCGACCACAGCCGCCGCTGCAGGAACATCACCTCTGGCTGCGGTCAAAGCCATATCACGGAAGAGTTACATCACTGGAATATGATGGTTTAGCCTGTTCCACGTGCCGTGTCTGTGTtgcatgacaacaaaaaaaaatggttttTGGGAACAAAGTGAGTCACCGGCACCCTCAGTGACAGAATTCTTCAGATGTATGATTATGGCTGTTGTGATTGCTTGGGACACGTTAGCTGTAGTCTTACTAGTTCTCCTCTCTCTACACATTCATTTAGCACTGTCCCACTGCTGCTAGAGCAATGATTTAGCGCTGGCCGCTGCCCTCCCTTCCTTTCCATCACCAAAACTCTTTAAGTCGTACTGTCAATGCAGCCAGCTGCAGGTGCAGGGTCAAGGCCTGTCCTGTCTGCTCTCTCCCTGTGCCTTCCTCCTCATTTCCAAACTGAGAGGCCAACTTGGGTGATCCATACCAACACGCTACTATTATACTGCAAGAAATGGCCTCCCTATACCAAGTTAAAACAATGTATTATATCAGTCTTAGTATAACCTGGTTGTGACGTAGCTTAGTGGTAATTATCACCTACTGAATCTGCCTCTATCCATCAACCCACCTTTGTAACCCAAATAACAACCTGCTCTAGACAATGCTACTGAATAGAATGTAGTTCATCACTCAATCAGGATTTATTCTACTTTGCCAGCAACTAATGGATCATAACAAGTGAACAACACATATTAGGgatgttgtatttatttcttgCCAAGGCATGCAGACTTCAGTGTTTACTGCATTTCACTCTTTGTAGTCAGGTCCCACACTTTGCGTGCAAGAAACTGGGTCCTTTAGCCTCCTGCTGAGGTTCTGCTAGTTTTAAATTAGAGTCAGCGTTGGCTGTGGAGTTACATCTGACAGTCAGACTCTGCACAGGAAGTTAGAAGGGAGTTTCCTTCAGTGTAACTCCATGTAGAGGAGGcatcatgtacagtacagtatgtatgcgTCTATACCTAATAACACCACTTTATTTGCGGAAGAGAAATCCCTTTTATGAGTAGTGAGTCCTTTTTTGTGCACAGCCCGACCTCCGAGTAGCGTCCATGTCAAACGTTACACACATATGGTAACAAGTCTTGCTTTGCcacgctgctccttctgtatGCGCCTCCTGAATAACAGTAGCCTGCGATGCTTTAAAGAAGACGAGAATTATGTTAACTTTTATTTCACATGCTGACGTAATGTCACAATTTATTGTAAATAGTTTAATTTTTCCACTACAGTGTATCAGTCATTGAGGTAATAAAGGAGTGAGAGCACTTTGTTCTTGGATTTCTGTTTCAACgaggaatgaaaacaaagtaagaaagtttgaaaaaaaaagttgtaaaacaggaaaaacagaccAGGTACAGAACATCATCATAAAACTGATTGATTTCTGATTGGTTTCTAACTGCTGCATGGCACAGACTAGAAGTTGCTTGTTCACTTGGGTCTGATTTCATGTGACAGAAACAAGAGTTTTACTTCACTGATAAACTATATACAACAATTCACATACAGTAGGTACAGTAGGAGTTCACTGTATAGAGAGGCAGTGATACATGCTGtgaaattacatatatatatatatacatacatgacACACCTCTAAGGCAGAATAAATATAACCATCTTAGCTATGTAAAAAATGCATACAGtgaaattcaaataaacagctGATTACACTAAAAGAAgtagaaaacaacactgatataGAAAATCAGATACAGTCTGATCAGGAACATGTACACCATTATTCATGTGCAAAATGTACAAGAGGAACGAGGTGAAGGTAATGTGAC
This window encodes:
- the fsd1 gene encoding fibronectin type III and SPRY domain-containing protein 1 isoform X1; protein product: MGDQKESLRKITHTLAMKNEEISNFACSLKQSLDNLEANSSRVQEDLESEFTSLHSVLDEMKENMVTRIKQERASRMYELQSQLSACSKALESSEELLELANQTLCSSETGSFTQAAKDIKDSVTMAPAFRLSLKAKASNNMSHLMVDFSQEREMLQGLKFLPVPATPEIQVSECQVCDNTVSVVWTLPEPDSKIDHYILEHRRTNHEGPPRIREDYPWMVVEGIREMEHTLTGLRFDTRYLTFRVKACNKAVAGEFSEPVTLETHAFTFKLDSASSHQNLKVEDLSVEWDSSGGKIQDIRKEKNRTNSPMHSPARSVTSLMSPKRAPTARPGRDRFTAESYTVLADTMIDAGQQYWEVRFDKESKAFAVGVALRSLGRFDQLGKSSASWCIHLNNWLQQSLTAKHNNKARTLDCPIPNSIGVYINYDEGVLSFYNAKTKLLMHTFKTKFQQPVIPAFMVWNGSFSVVTGLQVPSVVLSGQRKNSGTSSSNASLT
- the fsd1 gene encoding fibronectin type III and SPRY domain-containing protein 1 isoform X2; the protein is MGDQKESLRKITHTLAMKNEEISNFACSLKQSLDNLEANSSRVQEDLESEFTSLHSVLDEMKENMVTRIKQERASRMYELQSQLSACSKALESSEELLELANQTLCSSETGSFTQAAKDIKDSVTMAPAFRLSLKAKASNNMSHLMVDFSQEREMLQGLKFLPVPATPEIQVSECQVCDNTVSVVWTLPEPDSKIDHYILEHRRTNHEGPPRIREDYPWMVVEGIREMEHTLTGLRFDTRYLTFRVKACNKAVAGEFSEPVTLETHAFTFKLDSASSHQNLKVEDLSVEWDSSGGKIQDIRKEKNRTNSPMHSPARSALMSPKRAPTARPGRDRFTAESYTVLADTMIDAGQQYWEVRFDKESKAFAVGVALRSLGRFDQLGKSSASWCIHLNNWLQQSLTAKHNNKARTLDCPIPNSIGVYINYDEGVLSFYNAKTKLLMHTFKTKFQQPVIPAFMVWNGSFSVVTGLQVPSVVLSGQRKNSGTSSSNASLT